A region of Solanum dulcamara chromosome 7, daSolDulc1.2, whole genome shotgun sequence DNA encodes the following proteins:
- the LOC129895806 gene encoding receptor-like serine/threonine-protein kinase ALE2, which produces MEMGLLQIFMLLKFLVILSVFSVQLSAGFNLHSLETAASAFFKFKDGRIDLSVQRNVGSRKSLLQEDFSPVPTSSWKRHDVFAAALHVEAFHSAPQPYHHPTKATYQHKIMEPSNYADAPSTSPHFKNSGRKQAHSSASAPSISYIRHHNRRNKHIDFTSKPYDPLHPPSSSWSGPSISPFTSPVPSSISWVPVSSPIIQPSHTGIPMGTPTISPSRSSIKGKKLRAPRLPVMTLPPPPPNHDCSSLTCTEPLTYTPPGSPCGCVWPIQVAVRLSVTLYTFFPMVSELAKEIAAGVSLNMSQVHIMGANAADQQLEKTIVHINLVPTNGKFDAATAFSIYQKFWKRAVFIKSTDFGAYEMVYVRYPGLPPSPPSRHSSSATIDDLPAYPGNENGGMTIKPLGVDVPRMRKKGIARNMIIVIVLSSITAFVVCMGFIWLLLFKRGCYAQSPERPPHILISSQGKTSGGTGSMLLGSKPSSKSMSFSSSILAYTGTAKIFSTNDIERATDNFNISRVLGEGGFGLVYSGTLDDGRKVAVKILKRDDRQGGREFLAEVEMLSRLHHRNLVKLIGICTEENCRCLVYELVPNGSVESHLHGIDKEASPLDWYERMKIALGAARGLAYLHEDSSPRVIHRDFKSSNILLEHDFTPKVSDFGLARTALEEGNRHISTHVMGTFGYLAPEYAMTGHLLVKSDVYSYGVVLLELLSGRKPVDLSQPPGQENLVAWARPLLTTKEGLEIIIDKAIESDIPIESISKVAAIASMCVQPEVSHRPFMGEVVQALKLVCDEFDDTREPMSRSCSREDLSMTDTSLAHKPIPGFDSPLNVQMALSASELKSASARYETLESESFRRQFNSAPLKMGRKRNFWQRLRVLSSGSMSEHSFSSKT; this is translated from the exons ATGGAAATGGGGTTGCTGCAGATTTTCATGTTGCTGAAATTCTTGGTGATTCTAAGTGTTTTCTCAGTCCAATTATCTGCAG GATTCAATCTACATTCACTGGAAACAGCAGCTTCTGCATTTTTCAAATTCAAGGACGGACGAATTGATCTTAGTGTACAGAGAAATGTAGGATCACGTAAATCCCTACTACAAGAAG ATTTTTCTCCCGTTCCAACTTCTAGCTGGAAGAGACATGACGTGTTTGCTGCTGCGCTCCATGTCGAGGCATTTCACAGTGCTCCACAGCCATATCATCATCCAACTAAAG CTACTTATCAGCACAAGATCATGGAACCATCTAATTACGCGGATGCACCTTCAACTTCACCCCATTTTAAGAATTCTGGCCGAAAGCAAGCACACAGTTCTGCATCCGCACCTTCAATCTCCTATATTAGGCATCATAACAGGAGAAACAAACACATTGACTTTACGTCTAAACCATATGATCCCCTTCATCCACCGAGCTCAAGCTGGTCAG GTCCTTCAATCTCTCCGTTCACGTCTCCTGTTCCTTCTTCAATAAGTTGGGTACCTGTATCATCACCGATAATCCAACCTAGTCACACAGGAA TTCCGATGGGTACACCTACAATATCGCCATCGAGATCATCTATAAAAGGAAAGAAACTGAGAGCACCACGTTTACCTGTGATGACACTGCCACCACCGCCTCCAAATCATG ATTGCAGTTCTTTGACATGCACTGAGCCGTTGACGTACACACCTCCTGGATCACCCTGCGGCTGTGTGTGGCCCATTCAGGTAGCGGTGCGCCTCAGTGTCACACTCTATACCTTCTTTCCTATGGTATCTGAGCTAGCCAAGGAAATTGCTGCTGGCGTTTCGCTAAACATGAGTCAAGTGCATATTATGGGAGCAAATGCAGCTGATCAACAGCTTGAGAAAACAATTGTACACATCAACTTGGTTCCTACAAATGGAAAATTTGATGCTGCCACTGCTTTTTCCATCTACCAGAAGTTCTGGAAGAGGGCGGTATTCATTAAATCTACGGATTTTGGTGCCTATGAGATGGTTTATGTCCGTTATCCAG GGTTACCACCTTCTCCGCCTTCACGTCATTCGAGCAGTGCTACTATTGATGATCTACCAGCCTATCCTGGCAATGAAAATGGTGGAATGACAATCAAACCTCTGGGGGTAGATGTTCCAAGAATGAGAAAGAAGGGTATAGCTAGAAATATGATCATTGTGATTGTCCTTTCATCAATCACAGCCTTTGTTGTTTGCATGGGATTTATTTGGCTTCTGTTGTTTAAGCGCGGATGTTATGCTCAATCACCCGAGCGACCTCCACATATTTTAATCTCCTCCCAGGGGAAAACATCAG GTGGTACTGGATCTATGCTTTTGGGCAGTAAGCCCAGCTCAAAATCAATGTCCTTCAGTTCTAGTATTTTAGCTTACACAGGAACTGCGAAAATTTTCAGTACAAACGATATAGAGAGAGCCACTGACAACTTCAACATTTCAAGGGTCCTTGGGGAAGGTGGTTTTGGACTTGTGTACAGTGGAACCCTTGATGATGGAAGGAAAGTAGCAGTTAAGATTTTAAAAAGAGATGATCGGCAGGGAGGCCGTGAGTTTTTGGCAGAAGTTGAGATGCTTAGTAGGCTGCATCACAGAAACTTGGTCAAATTGATAGGTATTTGCACAGAGGAAAACTGTCGCTGCCTGGTCTATGAACTTGTTCCTAATGGGAGTGTAGAGTCACACTTACATG GAATTGATAAGGAGGCTTCTCCTCTTGATTGGTATGAAAGAATGAAGATTGCATTAGGTGCAGCTCGAGGATTGGCCTATTtgcatgaggactcaagccctCGTGTAATACACAGGGACTTCAAGTCTAGTAACATCTTGCTGGAACATGATTTTACACCAAAAGTTTCAGACTTTGGCTTGGCTAGAACAGCACTGGAGGAGGGAAACAGACATATCTCCACTCATGTGATGGGCACATTTGG CTACCTAGCTCCAGAATATGCAATGACTGGCCATCTCCTGGTGAAAAGTGATGTTTATAGCTATGGTGTAGTTCTCCTTGAGCTCTTAAGCGGACGAAAACCTGTGGATTTATCACAGCCTCCAGGTCAAGAAAATCTTGTAGCCTGGGCTCGTCCGCTTCTGACAACCAAGGAAGGTTTAGAAATAATAATAGATAAAGCTATAGAGTCTGATATCCCAATTGAGAGCATCAGCAAAGTTGCAGCAATAGCATCAATGTGTGTACAGCCAGAAGTATCACATCGCCCTTTCATGGGAGAAgtggttcaagccttgaaattAGTATGTGATGAATTTGATGATACACGAGAGCCTATGTCGCGAAGCTGCAGCCGCGAGGACCTTTCTATGACAGACACTTCATTAGCCCATAAACCAATTCCAGGTTTTGATTCTCCTTTAAATGTCCAAATGGCATTGTCAGCTTCAGAGTTAAAGAGTGCATCAGCTAGATATGAAACACTAGAATCTGAGTCTTTTAGGAGACAATTCAATTCTGCTCCTTTGAAAATGggaagaaaaaggaatttcTGGCAAAGGTTGAGAGTTCTTTCAAGTGGCAGCATGAGTGAACATAGTTTTTCATCAAAAACATGA
- the LOC129893776 gene encoding NDR1/HIN1-like protein 13 has protein sequence MADRVYPAAKPAAANGTAAPAPAAAVNGGANQAFPANKAQLYNAARPTYRPMPPPKRKHRRSCCCCCCLFITFFIVIVILLAAIAGAIFWVLYRPQRPSFSVSTLQVSQFNLTSTKLASKFNLTVVARNPNKKISFFYDPINISFSSDDVDIGDGSLPAFMHDTKNTTMLRTVVSSSSKNLDDSAISNLKSKLKKKNTLPLEIKLDTKVKVKVGSLKTKKVGIRVKCDGIKITIPSGKTPTKATTSGVTCKVDLRIKIWKWTF, from the coding sequence ATGGCGGATAGAGTATACCCAGCTGCTAAACCCGCAGCCGCTAATGGCACAGCCGCTCCTGCTCCTGCCGCCGCCGTCAACGGCGGAGCTAATCAGGCGTTTCCGGCGAATAAAGCTCAACTTTACAACGCTGCTAGACCTACCTACCGTCCTATGCCGCCTCCCAAACGCAAACACCGACGGAgctgctgttgctgttgttgccTATTTATTACCTTTTTTATAGTCATCGTTATACTACTTGCTGCAATTGCCGGTGCTATTTTCTGGGTACTTTACCGTCCTCAGAGGCCGTCGTTTTCTGTTTCTACTCTTCAAGTCTCTCAATTCAATCTTACTTCTACAAAGCTCGCTTCTAAGTTCAATCTCACCGTCGTGGCTCGGAATCCTAACAAGAAGATCTCTTTCTTCTACGATCCGATTAATATTTCGTTCAGTTCCGACGATGTTGACATCGGAGACGGATCGTTACCGGCTTTTATGCATGATACGAAAAATACAACGATGTTGAGGACTGTAGTGTCAAGTTCGTCGAAAAATCTCGACGATTCGGCGATTTCTAATCTGAaatctaaattgaagaaaaagaacACTCTACCATTGGAGATAAAGCTTGATACAAAAGTTAAGGTCAAAGTTGGAAGTTTGAAAACGAAAAAAGTTGGAATTCGAGTTAAATGCGATGGTATTAAAATTACTATTCCTTCCGGCAAAACTCCGACGAAAGCTACTACTTCCGGTGTGACATGCAAAGTGGATCTTCGGATCAAGATCTGGAAATGGACTTTCTGA
- the LOC129893775 gene encoding protein FAR1-RELATED SEQUENCE 4, producing MESIVGLGNSNTVARDDMEFDSHEAAYEFYKEYAKSEGFGTAKLSSRRSRANKEFIDAKFSCIRYGNKQQSDDAINPRPSPKIGCKASMHVKRKPSNGKWYIHSFIKEHNHELLPAQVHFFRSHRNVDPLNNDAKVRRKNMLASVSKQYGAYQFSGNLENLFRNQHDRGRSLTLEEGDAQVLLELFVHMQGENPKFFYAVDLNEEHRLRNVFWVDAKGMDSYSNFGDVVSFDTTYFTNKYKIPLVLFVGANHHVQPTLLGCALIADETVHTFIWLMRTWCLAMGGQGPRILLSDQNDNIKAAVGVVLPDTKHYFSLWSILEKIPTRLDYLSMWHETFMEKFRKCIYKSWTEEQFEHRWWKLIEKFSLREDEWVQSLYEDRKLWVPIFMRDVSFASLSMASRTESINSYFDKYIQSETSLRDFIGQHKLILEDWYEEEAKANFDAWHEMPELKSPSPFEKQILPIYSHEIFKKFQVEVLGASACHLKKESENGTSITYAVKDFDADQNFMVEWDAPKSDLYCSCRSFEYKGYLCRHAIVVLQMSGVFNIPSKYILKRWTNVAMSRHSISEGLDETQAKVRRFNDLCRRAIILGEEGSLTQESYNIALGAIKEALKQCQGNTLAANRKSGSSATLAIQVDEVCQGNTFVPRELVPNSKAAQTSKGSQRADLGNERESDNNTSNKKGKAPLEPEMANSAEGDFHQMDMPGSLDYPARFLTTLLRGGDINKRGAELLGEMLEEQN from the exons ATGGAATCAATTGTTGGGCTGGGGAACAGTAATACGGTGGCTCGAGATGATATGGAATTTGATTCACATGAAGCAGCATATGAATTCTACAAAGAATATGCAAAATCAGAGGGGTTTGGCACTGCCAAATTGAGCAGCCGTCGTTCTAGGGCAAACAAAGAGTTTATTGATGCAAAGTTTTCTTGCATCAGATATGGTAACAAGCAGCAGTCTGATGATGCGATCAACCCTAGACCTTCTCCTAAGATAGGCTGTAAAGCTAGTATGCACGTGAAGAGAAAACCGTCAAATGGAAAGTGGTACATTCATAGTTTCATTAAAGAACACAACCATGAGCTTTTACCAGCTCAAGTGCACTTCTTCAGAAGCCACAGAAATGTTGATCCGCTTAACAATGATGCAAAAGTTCGACGGAAAAATATGTTGGCTTCTGTATCAAAACAGTATGGTGCATACCAATTCTCTGGTAATCTGGAGAATCTTTTCAGGAACCAACATGACAGAGGTCGAAGTTTGACTTTAGAAGAAGGAGATGCTCAGGTTTTGCTTGAACTTTTTGTGCACATGCAGGGAGAGAATCCAAAGTTTTTCTATGCTGTAGACTTAAACGAGGAACATCGATTGAGAAATGTTTTCTGGGTTGATGCCAAAGGCATGGATAGTTATTCCAACTTTGGTGATGTGGTGTCATTTGATACTACATACTTcacaaacaaatataaaataccTTTGGTTCTCTTTGTTGGAGCAAACCATCATGTTCAACCCACCTTACTAGGTTGTGCGCTAATTGCTGATGAGACAGTGCATACATTCATATGGTTGATGCGGACATGGTGCCTGGCAATGGGTGGACAAGGTCCAAGAATTTTGTTATCTGATCAAAATGACAACATCAAAGCAGCTGTTGGAGTAGTCCTTCCAGATACCAAGCACTATTTTAGCCTGTGGAGTATATTGGAGAAGATACCAACGCGTCTTGATTATCTCAGCATGTGGCATGAAACATTTATGGAAAAATTTAGGAAGTGCATATATAAGTCATGGACTGAAGAGCAATTTGAACACAGATGGTGGAAGTTGATCGAAAAGTTCAGTCTTAGAGAAGATGAGTGGGTCCAGTCATTGTATGAAGATCGCAAGCTTTGGGTGCCAATTTTTATGAGGGATGTATCTTTTGCCAGCTTATCTATGGCTTCAAGAACCGAAAGCATAAACTCTTACTTTGACAAATATATCCAAAGTGAAACGTCTCTTCGAGACTTTATTGGACAACATAAGCTAATTCTTGAAGACTGGTATGAAGAAGAAGCCAAAGCTAATTTTGATGCATGGCATGAGATGCCTGAGCTTAAGTCTCCCTCTCCCTTCGAAAAACAGATATTGCCTATATATAGTCATGAAATATTCAAGAAGTTCCAAGTTGAAGTATTAGGAGCCTCTGCCTGTCATCTAAAAAAAGAATCAGAAAACGGCACATCTATAACATATGCTGTCAAAGATTTTGATGCAGATCAAAACTTCATGGTGGAGTGGGATGCACCAAAGTCCGACTTATACTGCTCATGCCGTTCATTTGAGTACAAAGGTTACCTGTGTAGACATGCTATTGTGGTTCTTCAAATGTCTGGTGTCTTCAATATTCCTTCTAAGTATATATTGAAACGCTGGACCAATGTTGCCATGAGCAGGCATTCCATAAGCGAAGGACTGGATGAAACGCAAGCTAAGGTCCGCCGTTTTAATGATTTGTGTCGACGAGCAATAATATTGGGTGAAGAGGGATCATTGACTCAGGAGAGCTACAACATTGCTCTTGGTGCCATTAAAGAAGCTTTAAAACAATGTCAAGGAAACACTCTTGCAGCGAATCGTAAATCAGGTAGTAGTGCAACCCTTGCTATCCAAGTTGATGAAGTATGTCAAGGAAACACTTTTGTACCTAGAGAGCTAGTGCCTAACAGTAAAGCTGCCCAGACAAGCAAGGGTTCTCAAAGAGCAGATCTTGGAAATGAAAGGGAAAGCGACAACAACACTTCTAATAAAAAAGGAAAG GCGCCTTTGGAGCCAGAGATGGCAAACAGTGCAGAAGGAGACTTTCACCAAATG GATATGCCTGGTAGCCTGGATTATCCTGCGAGATTCCTTACAACACTGTTAAGAGGTGGTGACATTAACAAAAGAGGTGCGGAATTACTTGGAGAGATGCTGGAGGAACAAAATTGA